AGGTCGATGATACTTTAAGTGGCGTACCTAAGATCCCTTCTGTCGTAAAGAACATCGTTCGAATAATTCGGTCAATGCCTATCCCCTTATGGGCCAAAAATCCTGGCATGATCGGTCCTAAATATGCGTACGAAAGGAACACGGCAGCAATAATAGTAATCGGCAGACCGACAACTCGCCTTGTTGCCTCTAGAACGAGAACAATCGCCAATGCCCCGACTATTAAGTCCGTTAGTTCAAGACGTGCTACTCGCATGACAAGTTGATCTATATTGAGTGGCCAATACAGACCGACCACGACACTGAGTGACGCGAGTAATCCGTCTACCCATGTAATTTGAAAACGCCCTTTTCTCCCTTTCATTTTCGCCTTTTTCGATGCTGGAAAGAGTAAGAAGGCCAATGATAAAGCAAACCCTAAGTGAATCGATCGGTGAATTTGAGGTGAGAAACGATCGATTGTCGATGTGTACAATTGATAAAGAGAAAAGCACAGCAGCCCTATCGTGACGATCCATCCGATGATGCCGGTTAGCTTCCGGTACCCTGCTTCAGGATCGAACTTTGACATAAGTTGGTCTAATTCTTCATCTGATAGTTGTTGATCTTTCTTTAATCCTTTTTCATCCATGAATATCATCTCCTTTCAGCCGCTGCCATAGACTGATCGGCCGAACTTTCAAACGGATCCAAGTGCCGGGTTCAATCCAGTCTTTCAACTGTATTTGCTTTTGACCAACCTTTAACGAATGGTCTGCAATAACTTGTCCCGTTCGCAAGTCGACGTGCGAAAATACACGATTCATATCGGTGATGTAATATACACCATCTTTTACTATGAACTTCTCTTCACCAGTTGCATTCGACGGCATGCCTATTGCAAAATTTTCATAAGCTAGATCAGTTTGAACGATCTCACTTAGATTGTTCACTTCATAATACTCGATTACAGGTGTTCGATGAACGGAATGGGTATACTCGACTTCAAATTCTGTACCATGCTCGACATCCGTATAGACAAGAACATCTCCGCTGTTTTCATATTCGATGGAAAGCACTTGCCCGTATGGGACGTAGGTCAATCCAATAAGCGTGAAACCTAATACACTAATTATGATTAATACTTGATACCGTTTCATAGGGAACACCTAATATTCATTCGTCATGATAAGCAAAAACAAAGTGTCAGACTCCTCCTGAACAACATATCGGTCAGAACCATTCGGTTACCTCAATGTTGTAATGAGCGGAGAGAGTCAGACACTTAAGGGTTAACCCCGTGAATTTGCGATTATTTTAAACCTTTTTCTTTATAGTATTTTTCAGCTCCAGGATGAAGGTCGATTCCGACACCGTTCAATGCATTTTCAGCACTGATCTTTTCACCTTTTGCGTGCTTGATGTCACCAACATTATCGAAAAATGCTTTCGTCAAGTTGTAGACAGCATCTTCACTTAAGTCTTTACGTACTACAAGCATAGCAAGTACGGCAACTGTGTTGACTTCTTCTTCAAGCTGATAAGTTCCAGATGGAATTGTATCTTGTGCATAGTATGGATACTTTTCGCTTAATTCCTTCGCTTTATCATCAGCAATCGGAAGGATACGAACAGGCTTCAATGCTGATAGACCTTCAATTGCACCCGTTGGCGCACCAGAAGTGATGAATGCTGCATCTAGTTCGCCGTCTTGAAGCAATTCAGCAGACTCATCAAATGGTAAGTTCTTTACTTCGATATCATCCGTAGAAATACCGTGTACTTCTAGAATTTGTTTTGCATTTTCAGCTGTTCCACTACCAATGTCACCAATTGAAACACTCTTGCCTTTTAGGTCTTCAACAGATTTAATGTCACTATTTTTCATGACAACAATTTGGATCGTTTCAGGATAAAGTGTACCAATAGCTTGTACATTATCAGACTTTGCGTCTTTAAACATCATTTTTCCTTCTACTGCATAGCTTGCAATATCCGTTTGCGTAAATGCTAAGTCCGCATCACCGTCTTGTAGTGTTTGAATATTTTCTACAGAAGCACCTGACGCTTGCGCGCTAATCGACTTTTCTGTATTCTTTGACATGATTTCTGCGATTTCACCACCAAGTGGGAAATATGTACCACCTGTCCCACCAGTTAGCATGCTTACTTCTTCTGGATCCGCTTCAGCTTCTCCGCCTCCGCCTAGAGATCCACACCCTGCTAAAACAAGTGTAAACGCTAACATTAACACGAAACTTAATGAAAACACATTCCGTTTCATTACCAAACTCCCCCTTTTACAAAATAAATAACGACCTTATTTTATCACAATAAAGCATAGAAGAATAGGGAAAAACTCTCAAATTATCTGATTTTTTCCGCTACTTCTACTTGCCAATCCGACAAACGTGGTCGTTTTCTTACCGTCTGTTCTGGAAAAACAAAAGTCCATGGCATTGAAGCGCCACTAGGTACCTGCACTTGTTTCAGCTGAAAATTCGCTTCCGCAACAACCCCTCTTGTATGTTCACGATAAATAAGGGATAGGTTTTCAGCTGTGAACGTTTCTTCTAATCCGTTTTGAATCAGAACCATTGCAAGGATTGAACCTTGATGATTAAGAGCTACATTAATAGGCGTCCAGGATAGCTCCCCATTCACAACAGGATGACTTTGATGTAATTGTTCAATCGACTCTCGATCACGGGGGGCAATTGCTTTCTCCCATGCTGGGTCGAACAGTAAACGCTCTTCCATGCCCCTCATCAAACCTCTCTTTAGCACAATACTTTTATGATACATGCTAATGAACGGATTAACAAATTCGTAAAGAACACACATTCTACCAAAACCACCTGTTAGTAGTAATATGAGTTATTCAACGAATTTTTATCATAAATAAAGGTGAAAAAGGAGTGACCATTTTTTATGGTCCTCCCGTTTTGCCTAGCCTATTTCCATTTCAAGTTCTTCTATCCGTTTTTCTAGGTACTTCGTATCTTTCTGTGCGTGGAAGGTTTCTGCATTTTCAACAATTACGGATGTGTTGTATTCAGGTATTCCCGCATGCTTTTCATATACCCCTTTTGGAATCAATACGTTTCCTTCAGGCCAATGAACTTGTATATTTCCAGATTTCACATCGACAAATCGTGCTTTCCCGTGGAACAAACCGTGCTTATTATAAACGACAACTGCATCTCCTTGAAGAATGCCATGTTTTTGACCATCGCCTTCATTCATAAGCACGTCGTAACGATCCGCCTCGTTGAATGGATCCTTTTCTGCGTAAATCATTGAGTTGAACTGCTTACCACGTCTTGTCGTTACATAAAAATGTCCTTCTGCTTGCCGTAGCTCGGGGATATCCATCGCTATCAAGTTCCCTTTTCCATCAGGTGTCGGACAAACCCCGTCTTCACAAAGCCATGCGCCACCCCATTGGAAGACGTCACCCTTGTTCTTTAAATTTTGAACACCTTCATAATTTGGTGCAGCCTTTGCCATTTCTTCACGAACTTCAAATGCATCTTTAAAATCTATTAAATGCTGCTCTTCAGGTTTGACTCTTTTCGCAAGGTCAACGTAAATTTCCCACTCGGACCGGGCTTCTTCAATTCTAGGTCCTTTTATTTCTGGTGAAAAATAAACCATACGCTCAGTCGAAGTTGATGTCCCTCCGCCAGGTTGTTCATAACGTGTCATCGCTGGAAGCACGACTACCGCTTCCTTGGCATCAACAAAGGTCGATGTATTGAAAATGATATCTTGATGCACCCGAACATCGACGTTTTCAAGACACGCTTTCACAAAATCAGGATTAGGCATCGTTTCAAGGAAGTTACCTCCTGACATATAGTAGAGTTTCAACTTCCGTTCATGATCCTCTGGGAGTAAAGCATTTTCTAACGATATACCAACGATATCCCCTTGCCATCTTGGAATTTTAAAGTTCCAAACCTGTTCAACTCGCTCGACGTTGGCCTCGTCAAAACCTCCTCCTGGGAGAACAAACGGATCAGCGCCCATTTCACCCGATCCTTGTACACCAGAGTGTCCACGAATCGGCATGACCCCACAATACTCTCTACCTAGGAATCCTCTTAACAGTGCCAGGTTTGCGACTTGAGAAACATTGTCTGTTCCGAAGCGATGCTGCGTTAGTCCCATTGACCAAACAAATACAGCAGACTTCGATTTTGCGAGTAAAATTGCGAGTTCTTCCATTCTCGATTTTGATAGACCTGATGACTTTTCTAGTGTTTCCCAGTCATAGGACTCTACTTTTTCTTTCAGCTTTTCGAATCCGTTAACATGCTCAGCGACGAACGCATGGTTGATTGCTGAACCTTGCTCGCGTTCTTCCATCTCAAACCAATGCTTCATAATTCCATGCATGAAAGCAATATCGCCACCAATGTTCACTTGATAAACATCGTCAGCAATCTTCGTCCCGAACAAAGCTGATTCAGGAATGGATGGAATCCAGTAATTGTCCATAGAAGGCTCATAATAAGGGTTTATGATGATGATTTTCGTACCTTTTCGTTTAGCTGCATACATGTATTTCGTTGAAACGGGCTGGTTATTAGCCGCAACAGAACCCCAGAAAACGAGTACATCGGTGCCAATCCAATCTTTATAATTACAGCTTGATGCGCCAATACCTAGTGAGCGACTAAGCGCAGTTTTTGAAGGTGAATGACAAATGCGGGAAGCATTATCAATATTGTTCGTCCCTAGATAGCGTGCAACCTTTGCAGCTGTGTAATACGATTCATTCGTAATACCTCGTGAGGTGAGGTAAAAACCGTATTGCTTCGGGTCAAGTGCCTTCATTTTATCTGCGACGATATTCAGCGCATCATCCCATGAAAGGCGACTGAACTTCTTTTCCCCTGGCTTTCGAATGAGTGGATACGGAATGCGACCAAGCTTACGTAACTCAGTACTGCTTTTCTTTCGTAGTACGTCAATGTCTGCATGGACGACTTCAGGTTTCATGGCAGGCATCGTGTTAAGCCGAAGTACATTTAGGCGGGTTGTACATAAATGTGGACCTTGCAACGTTTGGTCTTGTAACCCCGATACGCCAAGTGCACAGCCATCACAAACTCCTTGGGTCAATATTCTTGTTGCATACGGGAGGTTGTCCTTATTCTCCCAAGCGACTTTTGCTGTATCGCGTATATGCTTTGGTTTGATTTTACCTAATCCGAACGGAACCTTACTGACCCAAAGAGATGGATCAAGGTCTTTTGCTAGTTTCATTGGGCCTGTGTGTTTTGTTTTTCCCACAAGAATTCCCCTTCCTTCAGCACCTATATGGCTGAATGACAATCTATATTGATAGAGCCTTTTTAAACATACTTTAATAATTTAATAGTAGTATGAAAGCGATATCAATTCAACATTCCTTATAAAGAATCATTATTTCAATGCCATGAAGTGATTTACAAAATAGAGAAGTAGTATAATCTCATTAAATAGCCGCAATATGTATATGAGAAGCTTCTACAGAGGAATCACGAATTATGATGTTGAATGTAATAGGTAGACAATTATAGAAGGGGTTAGAACGTATGAGAAAAAGCTATAAATTACGCAACGATGATTGGTCAGAGAAGGCAACTGTCTTCGATCTCCAAAAGGTAATGAATAATGGCGAGCTTACTTCCTTACAGTTAGTGAGTCGCTGCCTAGAAAATATAGCCAAGCACAACCATAGTGGAGCAAACTTAAACGCAGTGTTAGAGGTAAACCCAGAAGCCTTGCAAATCGCGGAGACATTGGATGCAGAGCGGAAAATCAGAGGTATGAGAGGTCCTCTTCACGGCATCCCTGTTTTATTAAAGGATAATATCGAAACAGCAGATCGGATGCATACGAGTGCAGGATCGCTCGCCTTATCCGATCACTATGCGAGCGAGGATGCTACAATCGTACAAAAATTACGCCAAGCAGGAGCAGTCATCATAGGAAAGGCGAACATGACGGAGTGGGCGAACTTCATGAGTATGTCTATGAAAAATGGATATAGCTCACGAGGAGGGCAAGTTCTTAACCCTTATGGAAGTGAATTCGATGTCGGTGGTTCGAGCTCTGGTTCAGCTGTTGGAGTCGCAGCACATTTCGCTACACTGTCTGTCGGGACTGAAACTTCAGGCTCTATTTTGAGTCCGGCAAGCCAGAACAACGTTGTAGGTATAAAGCCAACCGTTGGACTAATAAGTCGTACCGGAATCATCCCCCTATCTCATAGCCAAGATACAGCTGGTCCAATGGCTAAATCGGTTACCGATGCCGCAATCTTACTTGGCTCGATGACTGGACAAGACGACCAGGATATGATTACCCAGACTAGTATCGAGAGAAGCTTTCGTGATTTTACAATTTATCTAAATGCGCATGCGCTACAAGGGGCTCGAATCGGAATCTGTCGTAGCCTTTACATAGATATTTTACCCGAACCACAACGAATCGTGATGGAAAATGAAATTGAAAGATTAAAGGAAGCAGGCGCGATCATTATTGAGCTTGAATCTGTTTCTCCTATGGAAATGGACGAACAATGGGATTTCAACGTATTACTTTATGAGTTCAAGTCAGATTTGAATGCCTATTTACAAAAATGTCATCCTTCCTTACCTGTTCATTCATTATCTGACGTCATTCAATTCAATGAACAAAACGAGGACAGCGCGTTAAAGTATGGTCAAGATATCTTGATTCAGTCGAACGAGACTTCTGGAACGATGACAGAATCCGCGTATTTGGAAAGCCGATTGAGAGACCTACAGCTGTCGAGGACACGCGGAATCGATGTCGTCATGGAAGAGCATCAATTGAATGCCCTGCTGTTTCCGAATTCGAATGGAGCAGGCGTACCAGCTAAGGCGGGTTACCCTTCAATTACTGTACCTGGTGGATTTACAAGTGACGGCCAGCCAGTCGGTGTCACGTTTACCGGAAAAGCGTATACAGAATCAACGTTAATTGCCCTAGGATATGCGTATGAACAACTGACAAAGCATCGGAAAGCACCTAGATTGAAAGCTTAGCTTTGGGCCGACTTTTGTAGCTTGTATTCCCTGATCTTTTGCTTGATGTCTTCAGGCCACCAAGCTCCACAATCATCTGACACGACACATGCTGCACATGTTTCAATATCATAAACCACCATCCCTGTGATCGGTGGTGAATAAAGGTGCAAGGTGACTAGATCCGATTTTGCTGGGTCGGTCATCTTGTGCACCCCTTTTTTCGGAGCAAAGAACAGCCTGCCGCTTTTCTTATATTCGGAAAAAAGTTCTACAGGGAGTTCATCCCCCTTCACTTCATACACTGTGTTTCTAGATATACCATTCATCACCTGAATCCAACCATAAGAATCTCCGTGGTCATGCGGAGCACATTCAATATCTGACCAATTCATGACTAGCATTTCGACATTTTCGTCTTGATAAAGAAGCTTTCTATAATAGGGCTTGCCTTTTGGATCTTTCAAATACGGAACTAATTCTTCATACTGGACATCGAGTTCTTCTAAAGCCCCTTTTAACGACTCTTTTGAGGTGGATTGAATTTGTCCGAAAATCCCTTCTATACGTTTTAATATTTCCATTCGTATCCTCCATCCTGTTTGTCAACTCTTGTTCTTCCACATCAAACGGTGTACAAACATCAGCAATTGCCCATTCACTAAAATGACTCCTACTATAATCATAAGACCACCTAGAACACTTATGATGAATATTTTCTCATTGAGCAAGAGCACTGCTGCAATCAATGTGGCTATCGGTTCCAAATACAGAAAAACTGAAACCTGGGAAGCATCGAGAACATCCAATGCTTTCGCCCAATACCAGTAAGCAACTCCTGAAACGAATATTCCGAGGAACAATAAATGGGACCACTCACTAATCGAGAGTAGCGTCAGTTTGGTCCACCCTTTGTTACGAATGATAAATGGGGTCGTCAATATGAAACCTATTGTGCTCATGTAAAAAGTAAGTACAAGTGGCGGAATAGGTACACTCAACTTTTTCAATAATACGGAATAAACCGCCCAATTCAAGGTACTTAAAATCATAAGAAGATAACCGATATTCAAAGATAGGTTGAATGAGCCACCCGTACCTTTCGTTGTGACCATAAGCACACCGAAGACCGCTACCGTCATCCCAATCGCTTTGCGGAAAGTCATTTTTTCATGAAGGAATAGCATCGCAAGTATGACGGTGAATATGGGTGAAAAAGAAATGAGCCACCCTGCAGATGAAGCATCGATCGTCATGAGTGCCGTAGCCTGAAACACTTGATGGATGAAAACCCCTAATATGCCAAGAACGATTAAATGCGGAATGTAGGATAGGGGTATTCTCAGTTTTTCACCTAACGCAATCATGAGTACGAATAAGAATAATGAACCGATCCCAAAACGAAGGACGAGCAATGTAAAAGGATCGAGTTTATCCAATACTGCTTTCGTAGAGACAAACGAAACTCCCCAGAATGTAATCGACATGGTTGCATATAGGGATGATGCAAGCTTCATTTTGTATGGAATCATGACGTGTTCTCCTCAAATAAGTCCTATAAGACCATCCTATGCCTGTCCATCCGAGGCATGTCTAAATCATAAGAACAAATCGAGGAAATAAAAAAAGGACTGAATGAAATAGTCAGTCCCCCTTTAGCTATTCAAAAGTCCCTTTCACAACCGCTACTTTGTCTTTTACCATCAGGGTTCCTTTTGCAAATACCGTGTTGATGATAAGAGAGTCTTTATCTAAGATGACGATATCTGCGTCATTTCCCTTTTTGATACGACCTTTTTGTTTCAGCTTAAGGATATGCGCTGGCGTAGAGGTGACGACTTGAATCGCTGTTTCTAGTGGAATACCCTCATCTAACACCGCATCGCGCACTTCTTTAAATAAGCTCGACACCTTTCCTAGCTTTAATCCTTTTAATTCGCCATTTGCATCAAACTCAGGTAAGCTCGCTTGACCGTCAGAGGTGAAGGAGATTTGTTCAATCGGCACACCCGCATCAAGCATGCGTTTAAGACCTGAACTACACTTCACTTCTCCTTCCTCAAGGAATTTTGGAATCGTACTGGTCGTAAAGTCGACGTATCCACCCTTTTTTGCATAAGTAATACCAGCTTCGAACAATTTTCCGTTTCTATTGATATGGGTAGGATAAAATTGTTTGATTGGGATATCGGTCGTTTCGACAACTTCCTCTAATAAATTCAGGCAGTCTGGACTGTCTCCCACATGGACATTTACGATGCCCGATTTACCTGATAAGAGACCTCCTAAACGAGCTGCAGAAGCGATTTTCGCCATTTCTTCAACAGTCGGCTGGGATGATCGGTGGTCTGAAATCGCAATTTCTCCAGCTCCGATCACTTTGTCGACGAGTATGATGTCATCTTCAATTTTACCGGTTAGCGTTTTTACGGGAACTTGATAGGACCCCGTTTGGACAAAGCAAGTAATCCCTTCTTCTTCAAGTCCTCTCGCCTTTGCGATTAAGCTCGTCATCGTCCTCGTTGTACCATCAGTTCCGATGACTCCGATCACTGTCGTAATACCAGATAATGTAGCATCCGTCAGCATGAGTTCAGGCGTTCTTGTTTTGTAGCTGCCTTCTCCACCGCCACCTATGATATGTACGTGAGAATCAATGAACCCAGGAACTATCAAATGACCTTCCGCATCTATTACCTCCACATGCTCTCTGAAAAAATCGCCTTGCAAATCGATTCGATCATCTATGAATCCGATTTTGTTATCGACGATTAGAAGATCCTTTTTCCCAAGATATTCTGGCGCATATATCTCAGCATTTTGAATTAAAGTTAGCATGATGGAAGCCTCTTTTCATGTGAAGTAGCCTTTTTCTGGGATCAAAATTTCGTTTTTCTAGATAATTTCCAATTTTTCTAGATAAAATCTGTTTTTTCTAGATAATTTCTTGTTTTTCTAGATAACTCCTATTTTTTCTAGATAACAGCGCTTTATGCCCTTTCGATAGAGTCTCCTACACGTATCTCACCCGTTTTCTTGACCGATGCATACACGCCGAAGATATTTTTGTTTTCTTTTACAACGGTTTTGAGCACATTTGCGTCTATTTCTTTCGTAATTGAATCAACATTGACATAAGAACATCGTTCACAGCCCTTTTCAATCTTCAAAACAACATCGTTGATCGTAAGCTCTTCCCCGATCCATTGTTCTTCTAAAAATGGCGTATCTTTTTCAAAATCAATGATCAAATTGGGACGAAATCGGAGCATATCCAGCTGTTCACGCTTCGATAACTCCTTCATTTTCTCTAGTGAAGAGGTGCTTGCAATCAGAAGCGGATATTCCCAGTAGCTCGTTTGCCCCTCTGCGATGTTCATTGAAGCTAATGTAACGTGGAGCCCTGCCTTATCTGAAAAGTGAGAATCAACCTCTTCTAATTTTTCGCTTGAAAAAATGTTTTCGTTTTCTGAAATCGAAAGTGTACCGTTTGATTTCAGATTCACACCATAATTAAGTAAGAACGGATACTTAGGTATGGTTAGATAGTCACCGGGCTGACCTTTCTTCTCCCATGCAAATATATGATCACCTTCGACACCATGAGTATGTATACGTACTGCTTCCATATATTCACCTTGCATCGATTTAACTGGATAACGAACGATTTGTTTTACTTTCGCCAAATGAATCCCCTCCATTCCACTTCTCTATTAATATATACAAAGGATCGGTATGCAAATCCTTTTTCATATTAAAAAAAGCGATTACGTTTTTGAGTAATCGCTCCCTTATACGATTAGAAAATCTCACCGATCAACCTTCCTAAACCTCTTAGCATCCAATAACTGATTCTTAGAGGCAAAAGAATCAACTCAGGTATCCAGAACATGACATCTACAAGTAAATCTGAAAATGTATAACGACCTTTACCTTTTCTAGCTTTTCTCGTCCTTGCCTTCTTTCTGTTCCACCATTCTTTCATGTATTTGCCTCCCATAAACTAAAAAAAGAGACTGACTCCTAAGCCAGCCCCTTCCTATCATGTTTGTAGTCGTTGTTGAAATTTGTGGACGCGTGGCGCAAATAACTGTACGAGCGGGCCAATCGTAAACGTTACAATCAGAGTACCTAACCCAATCGGTCCACTGAAGAAAAAGGCGGCGACAAGTGCAGATAGCTCTCCAATCGTTTTGGCTACACCCATACTCACGCCAAGTCGTTCTTGAATCGCAAGCATCAATTTATCAATTGGAATGAGCGGAAACTTCGCTTGTAAGTAAACAGCTATACCAAACGAAAGTATAATCACTCCGATTATAAATACCGCAATCTGTTCCCATAAATCGCTTGCTTGATATGTGTCAAATACGACGAGAAGCCACCCGTCTATAAATACCCCAGCAAGGAATATTGTAAAAACAGCGAGAAAGTCTGGTCGTGTTTTCAGAAGAATCGCGTTTAGACCGATGAGGACGATTCCGACAATGAAGACCCAGCTCCCAACTGTCAAACCAACTGTTTTAGAAAGTCCTACATTGAGGGCATCCCAAGCTCCAGTCCCTAGTTCTGCTTTTATCGTTAAACTTACACCGAATGAAATTAAACTCAGTCCAAGTACAAAGCTAATTAACCGTACGATGAATGATTTCATGTTGTTGTTCCTCCATAGTAAAATTCATCTATCCATCATACCACGTTCTATGTTTATAGTGAATTGTCAGTTTCTTGCATTTCGAAGTCGGATCATCGAAAAGTTTAGAGTGGAGCCCAATACCTCCTCCTTCACTTTATGAAGAGTAGGAACTAACCTTAATTCTACTCCTTCATTTAACAACATTTTAGTTAAACTATTCAGACGATCCACACGCCTCGGCTCAACAATTGAGCGCGAAGTATAATATCCAGCATTTTCGTCGAAACATGAAAAGGATTGAGCTGAAAACGTGTATTGATATAAAGCAACATCTTCTAATCGGTAAAACCAATCCGCTTCTATTACGATGACCATTCTCGTATTGAGTTGAAATGCTTCAACATCCTGTTCCGTTGTTCCTCCCCCTTTCCAATACGCAATCCTTGGACATTGTCTTGGAAAATAATAAAGCGGTCGATGTGTTTCATCGATCGCCCAAACCATTGGAGGCTCGTCAGGAAATGATGGAGACAATCGGGGTTCAAACCGTTTAATAGTAGCGTCTTCGCTGTAATGAAAATAGTTTGTCACTCATCTCGACCTTCAATAAAAGATAAGTGATTCGTACAGTTCAACAGCTTCATATCACAGGATTGATCTGTAAATTCGACAATTGATAATGAGGTATTGTCTAGTCGGCATTTTTCAAATCGCTGTTCGAGCAAATACACAAACATATCATTCAAGAAGGCACCATGACTTACGACAATTACCTTTTGTCCTTCGTGTTTCGAACGTATTTCTTCAATAAAACCTCCTGCTCTTTCAATTACGGCGTCTGTTTTTTCAATATTAAGGTTACGGTCTTTCCAGCCTGGTCCAAACTGTGCTACACGTTCTTCTTCCGTTGTTCCTTCCATGTCACCAAACGATATTTCTCTTAGCCTCTCATCAGGCTTCACCTGAATATCAAGGACTTCGGCTACTGCTTCAGCCGTCGTCTTCGCTCGACTTAAGTCACTCGTATAAATGGCATCCCACTTTTCGCCACTAAATCTACGTCCTAGAGCTTTCGCTTGTAACATCCCTTCTTCATTCAAAGGAACGTCAGACTGACCTTGTGCTCTTCTTTCTAAATTCCAATCCGTAACCCCATGACGGATAAAAGCAATTGTTGTCATCATACATCCTCCTCTAGAAAAAATGCGAGATTCCCTATATTCCATAAAGGAAGGGCGACCTCCTGCAACATGTCAAAAAAACAGTCAAAAAAAAGAAAAACTGCAGTCACCTGCAGCTCTGTTTTTAAGTTATTATCCCGTCATCACTTGGTTCTTCCCGTTTCGCTTTGCATCGTACAATAAGGAATCCGCTTTTTCAAAAAATACTTCCTTGCCACTTTTTGCTTCATATTCTTGGAGTCCTATACTCACCGTCACACTCTCACCTTCTAGGACCCGGTAAGATATGCTTTCGATCTTCCTTCGAATCTCTTCGACCAATCCAATCGTTTTTTCCATAGGCTTACCTACAAAGAGGACGATGAATTCCTCTCCTCCATATCGGGCTGCAAAGTCATCCGCTGTGATTTCGTTTTTAATTAAATCCGAAATTTCCTTCAATACTTCATCCCCAGCACGGTGTCCGTATGTATCGTTAACCCGCTTGAAGTTATCAATGTCGAAGATTGCCATCTGAATGGAAAAATGAAACTGCGCATGATGAGCTAACAATTCATCCATAAATTGATGGAAGGAAATTTGGTTATACATACCTGTCAAAGAGTCTGTCTTTGTCAGCTTCTCCATTAGCGTGTTTTTCACGAGCAACTCTTGCTGAGCAACGATTGATTGACGGTAATGCCCGGCTAACTCTAGTCCACGCTCCATAATACCAATAACTGCAATGGCCGCTATGATCAACATCGCCATCATCGTAAATTGATCGATAATGCTAATACCTGTCCTAAGCACAGGTTGGACTAACGTGAGTAAGCTATAACTTACAATGGTCGCTGCTGTCGAAAAGATGATTATATTTCTCCTGAAATATGCACCTGAAACAAGGATGGGCAGAAATAGGGCAGAACGAAGGATGATAATATCCGGGCGACTATAAATAAAATTGAGTGCAATAAACAAACCAGCAAGTACAATAATCAAGTCGATATGTTTGCTCATCCTTTTCACACTTAACTCGCTGAATAGCACAAATATCAAACCAAAT
This Pseudalkalibacillus berkeleyi DNA region includes the following protein-coding sequences:
- a CDS encoding GGDEF domain-containing protein, whose amino-acid sequence is MGHSGLDSKKLNRKILNVYWVVIGLAFIIKLINYNFTAVPLGEYLIYYVLIPSGFGLIFVLFSELSVKRMSKHIDLIIVLAGLFIALNFIYSRPDIIILRSALFLPILVSGAYFRRNIIIFSTAATIVSYSLLTLVQPVLRTGISIIDQFTMMAMLIIAAIAVIGIMERGLELAGHYRQSIVAQQELLVKNTLMEKLTKTDSLTGMYNQISFHQFMDELLAHHAQFHFSIQMAIFDIDNFKRVNDTYGHRAGDEVLKEISDLIKNEITADDFAARYGGEEFIVLFVGKPMEKTIGLVEEIRRKIESISYRVLEGESVTVSIGLQEYEAKSGKEVFFEKADSLLYDAKRNGKNQVMTG